The following proteins are encoded in a genomic region of Streptomyces lunaelactis:
- a CDS encoding trypsin-like serine protease translates to MTWHSRTSRSNRASGSGGNSRTSGTGGTIRGLVWPALAVLAVALTGCAGPASSATPPPRATGSPGSPGVRAAAPDPRSSATPFAGASSVGVLINEDGDHFCTASVVDSPKGNVIATAAHCLQDAGGGPSFEPGDLEFAPGFSGKGKGTYPYGRWKVGAIHLDDRWTDDDEDSEAADYAFLTLAPDAKGRQVEKVVGGAVPDWSSRPERRVTVVGYPNAAHNPGNRPIACTTEARPDEEIPGTLVMECAGFWDGTSGGPWLADYRDAKHQGRLIGVLSGGDTDSESTSSLFDDHARELYEQAAG, encoded by the coding sequence ATGACGTGGCACAGCCGTACGAGCCGAAGCAACAGAGCCAGTGGAAGCGGCGGAAACAGCCGCACGAGCGGCACCGGCGGCACGATCAGAGGACTCGTGTGGCCCGCCCTGGCCGTGCTGGCCGTCGCCCTGACCGGCTGCGCCGGGCCCGCGTCCTCGGCGACACCGCCGCCCAGAGCCACCGGCTCCCCCGGGTCTCCCGGCGTGCGGGCCGCAGCGCCCGATCCGCGGTCCTCGGCGACGCCCTTCGCCGGGGCCTCCTCCGTCGGCGTGCTGATCAACGAGGACGGCGACCACTTCTGCACCGCGAGCGTCGTGGACAGCCCGAAGGGCAATGTCATCGCCACCGCGGCGCACTGCCTCCAGGACGCTGGCGGCGGGCCGTCCTTCGAGCCGGGCGATCTGGAGTTCGCGCCGGGGTTCTCGGGCAAGGGCAAGGGGACGTATCCGTACGGACGCTGGAAGGTCGGCGCCATCCACCTCGACGACCGGTGGACGGACGACGACGAGGACTCGGAGGCGGCCGACTACGCCTTTCTGACGCTGGCGCCGGACGCGAAGGGCCGGCAGGTGGAGAAGGTCGTGGGCGGCGCGGTCCCCGACTGGTCCTCCCGGCCCGAGCGCCGGGTCACGGTCGTCGGCTACCCCAACGCGGCGCACAACCCCGGCAACCGGCCCATCGCCTGCACCACCGAGGCCCGGCCGGACGAGGAAATTCCGGGGACGCTCGTCATGGAGTGCGCGGGCTTCTGGGACGGCACGAGCGGCGGCCCCTGGCTCGCGGACTACCGGGACGCGAAGCATCAGGGCCGGCTCATCGGCGTACTGAGCGGGGGCGACACGGACAGCGAGTCGACATCCTCGCTCTTCGACGACCATGCGCGTGAGCTGTACGAACAGGCCGCGGGCTGA
- a CDS encoding helix-turn-helix domain-containing protein: MSEGELHTLGLGKAEECAYEALLKERAAGAEELANLLGLPRERLDRALGHLVEHGLALPAIEGGLPHPAAPAAAIRTLIHRRQAELHLRSAELERLRMSADQLAGRLMSGSPSAPEGGIEVVTGLRAIGERAEYLLASAEHEVAILDRPPYVKGPHGDGGSRSPALDIDALLDRGVEVRTVLDRDGLSYPGRMRSLTTLAERGLRARVATGVPTKLIAVDRRITLLPPSDATDPTASALVIGDALLRNALVPLFETVWERATPLGCSGSGGGSLPKAQKELLGLLAAGLKDEAIARRLGVHVHTARRRISRLLETLGAETRFQAGAQATLRGWLDG; the protein is encoded by the coding sequence ATGAGCGAGGGGGAACTGCACACCCTCGGCCTGGGGAAGGCCGAGGAGTGCGCCTACGAGGCACTGCTCAAGGAACGGGCCGCCGGGGCCGAGGAGTTGGCAAACCTGCTGGGACTGCCGCGCGAGCGTCTTGACCGGGCGCTCGGCCATCTCGTCGAGCACGGACTCGCGCTGCCCGCGATCGAGGGCGGACTGCCGCACCCGGCCGCACCCGCGGCCGCCATCCGTACGCTGATCCACCGCCGTCAGGCCGAACTCCACTTACGGTCGGCGGAGTTGGAGCGATTACGGATGAGCGCGGACCAGCTCGCGGGCCGGCTGATGTCCGGGTCGCCCAGCGCCCCCGAGGGCGGCATCGAGGTGGTGACCGGACTGCGGGCGATCGGCGAACGGGCGGAGTATCTGCTGGCGTCGGCCGAGCACGAGGTGGCGATCCTGGACCGGCCGCCGTATGTGAAGGGCCCGCACGGGGACGGCGGCTCCCGCTCGCCGGCGCTCGATATCGACGCCCTCCTGGACCGGGGAGTGGAGGTGCGGACCGTACTGGACCGGGACGGCCTCTCCTATCCCGGCCGGATGCGCTCGCTGACCACCCTCGCCGAACGGGGTCTGCGGGCGCGGGTCGCCACCGGAGTCCCCACCAAACTGATCGCCGTCGACCGGCGGATCACCCTCCTTCCGCCGAGCGACGCGACCGACCCGACGGCCTCCGCGCTGGTGATCGGCGACGCCCTGCTGCGTAACGCGCTGGTGCCGCTCTTCGAGACGGTCTGGGAGCGGGCCACTCCGCTGGGCTGTTCGGGCAGCGGCGGCGGCTCGTTGCCCAAGGCGCAGAAAGAACTGCTCGGGCTGCTCGCCGCGGGCCTCAAGGACGAGGCGATCGCACGCCGCCTCGGCGTCCATGTGCACACCGCGCGGCGCAGGATCAGCCGGCTGCTCGAGACGCTGGGGGCCGAGACCCGCTTCCAGGCGGGGGCGCAGGCGACACTCCGGGGCTGGCTGGACGGATGA
- a CDS encoding M4 family metallopeptidase, whose protein sequence is MTRGTGLAALLAAAGLLLTAIPAQAATPPAAAPPGDILPGAATATPALVEGIRETADAKASPADAARGHLDAKENRYRIADARRDLAPLQSVRIGAEETVRLQQKHHGIPVFGGQYVVRMESKGGKRVVTGTSGKYFTGLRAGTRASVGKDVAVRRAVAATAARLGGKTLSKADAVRGKGGTSAKSAKAAALSGTAGGLVVIPRGEGVLAYHVTVRGTNPATGEPVLQQVYIDAGAGFPVLQFSGIKTLAAPKTAPPGKAPQAAPKAAASAAADPAAPGVKGTGLKLDSAKVDLDLYLDTTASKYLMVDSSRMRDSTKNTLTTWDARDRDVSEVAGTWPGGLKEFSHPEKDFGKDATESGAVDAHWAAGRVYDYYKKNHARDSLDGRGMTVNSLVGVTEFGFPYVNAFWDGQKMVYGSGDEEYKPLSADLDVVGHEMTHGVVENTADLVYAGQSGALNEALADYFGNAIDTAASGTSMDDPDSGLVGEDLCRTTAPRACAFRNMNDGASTSKNFLGVAFSTDNGGVHLNSTIFSGALWDLRQDVGGELADKIVYKALSEYMTPLDGFTDGRNAVLAAAKDLGVSAKQLTAVKRSFNAHGIVPGWEDALGVDSDQLLGKINTGGTGAQAGGGWWAASQSNDDGSEPYSVYAGRTDGKGAPKLMSPNDGRYHVYPATDGKTVVWAAYGTTSLDILSRPIAGGPIKKLYTSVTDVGGLRVENGVVVFESFGIFGDRHVGYLRPGDRQPAFADGGGFDVLTALPAIKNGKLAYAKLYPDPTEYKLGVEVLDLTTGKSTLTQQLGDPQSLGQTGINSTYVFSLVDENLNDEGQMAVHRSGLDGTGTVDISPESKPGALLPFDLTASEDAVTVNSVLPGFQLRNESLPKLWQLTTDGSRRERVSCNRGEQLSPAAVSGKQVVWIDGTTGWTDLVTRERPAGLCG, encoded by the coding sequence ATGACCAGGGGGACCGGTCTCGCCGCACTGCTCGCGGCGGCAGGATTGCTGCTGACCGCGATACCGGCCCAGGCGGCAACGCCGCCGGCCGCCGCACCACCCGGCGACATCCTTCCGGGAGCCGCGACCGCCACCCCGGCGCTCGTCGAAGGCATCCGTGAGACGGCAGACGCCAAGGCGAGCCCCGCGGACGCGGCCCGAGGCCATCTCGACGCCAAGGAGAACCGCTACAGGATCGCCGACGCGAGGCGCGATCTCGCGCCACTGCAGAGCGTCAGGATTGGCGCGGAAGAGACCGTGAGGCTTCAGCAGAAGCACCACGGCATCCCGGTGTTCGGCGGCCAGTACGTCGTGCGGATGGAGTCCAAGGGCGGCAAGCGTGTCGTCACCGGCACCTCCGGCAAGTACTTCACCGGTCTGAGGGCCGGCACCAGGGCGAGTGTCGGCAAGGACGTCGCGGTACGCCGCGCGGTCGCGGCCACCGCCGCCCGCCTCGGCGGCAAGACGCTCAGCAAGGCCGACGCCGTACGCGGCAAGGGGGGTACGAGCGCCAAGTCCGCGAAGGCGGCCGCGCTCAGCGGCACCGCGGGCGGCCTCGTGGTCATCCCGCGCGGCGAAGGCGTACTCGCGTACCACGTGACCGTGCGCGGTACGAATCCCGCCACCGGCGAACCGGTGCTGCAGCAGGTCTACATCGACGCGGGCGCCGGCTTCCCCGTGCTCCAGTTCAGCGGCATCAAGACCCTCGCCGCACCGAAGACGGCACCGCCCGGCAAGGCCCCGCAGGCCGCTCCCAAGGCTGCCGCGAGCGCGGCAGCGGACCCGGCCGCCCCCGGCGTCAAGGGCACCGGCCTCAAGCTGGACAGCGCCAAGGTCGACCTCGACCTCTACCTCGACACCACCGCGAGCAAGTACCTGATGGTCGATTCCTCGCGGATGCGGGACTCCACCAAGAACACCCTCACCACCTGGGACGCGCGCGACCGCGATGTCAGCGAGGTGGCCGGCACCTGGCCGGGCGGGCTGAAGGAGTTCAGCCACCCGGAGAAGGACTTCGGCAAGGACGCCACCGAGTCGGGCGCGGTCGACGCGCACTGGGCGGCCGGCAGGGTCTACGACTACTACAAGAAGAACCACGCCCGCGACAGCCTCGACGGCCGCGGCATGACCGTCAACTCCCTGGTCGGCGTGACAGAGTTCGGGTTCCCGTACGTCAACGCCTTCTGGGACGGCCAGAAGATGGTCTACGGCAGCGGCGACGAGGAGTACAAGCCGCTCTCCGCCGACCTCGACGTGGTGGGCCACGAGATGACCCACGGCGTCGTCGAGAACACCGCCGACCTCGTCTACGCCGGCCAGTCCGGCGCGCTGAACGAGGCGCTCGCCGACTACTTCGGCAACGCCATCGACACCGCGGCGTCCGGCACCTCCATGGACGACCCGGACTCCGGTCTGGTCGGCGAGGACCTCTGCCGTACGACCGCTCCGCGCGCCTGCGCCTTCCGCAACATGAACGACGGCGCGAGCACGTCGAAGAACTTCCTCGGCGTCGCCTTCTCCACCGACAACGGCGGCGTGCACCTCAACTCCACCATCTTCTCCGGCGCGCTGTGGGACCTGCGCCAGGACGTGGGCGGGGAACTCGCCGACAAGATCGTGTACAAGGCGCTGTCCGAGTACATGACACCGCTCGACGGCTTCACCGACGGCCGTAACGCCGTCCTCGCGGCCGCCAAGGACCTCGGCGTCAGCGCGAAGCAGCTGACCGCGGTGAAGCGGTCCTTCAACGCCCACGGCATCGTCCCGGGCTGGGAGGACGCGCTCGGCGTCGACTCCGACCAGCTCCTCGGCAAGATCAACACCGGTGGCACCGGAGCCCAGGCGGGCGGCGGCTGGTGGGCCGCGTCCCAGTCGAACGACGACGGCTCGGAGCCGTACTCCGTCTACGCCGGCCGTACGGACGGCAAGGGCGCTCCGAAGCTGATGAGCCCCAACGACGGCCGCTACCACGTGTATCCGGCGACCGACGGCAAGACCGTCGTCTGGGCGGCGTACGGGACGACCAGCCTCGACATCCTGTCCCGTCCGATCGCGGGCGGCCCGATCAAGAAGCTGTACACCTCGGTCACCGATGTGGGCGGCCTGCGTGTGGAGAACGGCGTCGTCGTCTTCGAGAGCTTCGGCATCTTCGGCGACCGGCACGTCGGATATCTGCGCCCCGGTGACCGTCAGCCGGCCTTCGCGGACGGCGGCGGCTTCGACGTCCTCACCGCGCTTCCCGCCATCAAGAACGGCAAGCTCGCCTACGCCAAGCTGTATCCGGACCCCACCGAGTACAAGCTGGGCGTCGAGGTCCTCGACCTGACGACAGGGAAGTCGACGCTCACCCAGCAGCTCGGCGACCCGCAGTCCCTCGGCCAGACGGGCATCAACTCCACCTACGTCTTCTCGCTGGTGGACGAGAACCTGAACGACGAGGGCCAGATGGCGGTCCACCGCTCGGGCCTGGACGGCACCGGCACGGTGGACATCAGCCCCGAGAGCAAGCCGGGCGCGCTGCTGCCCTTCGACCTCACGGCCTCCGAGGACGCGGTCACCGTGAACAGCGTGCTGCCCGGCTTCCAGCTCCGCAACGAGAGCCTGCCCAAGTTGTGGCAGTTGACGACCGACGGCTCGCGCAGGGAGCGGGTCTCGTGCAACCGTGGCGAGCAGCTCTCCCCGGCCGCGGTCTCCGGCAAGCAGGTGGTCTGGATCGACGGCACGACGGGCTGGACCGATCTGGTCACCCGGGAGCGCCCCGCGGGACTCTGCGGCTGA
- a CDS encoding pentapeptide repeat-containing protein yields MDSVTEQREDRELRADCGNCFGLCCVALPFSASADFAISKDAGKPCPNLATDFRCGIHTRLRQSGFPGCTVYDCFGAGQQVSQVTFGGKDWRQAPETAQGMFGMFGVFPVVRQLHELLWYLTEALTLRPARSLHGEIRRLLDTIGRLTELGPEALGELDVAAHRQEVNVLLLRTSELVRAGAGRRKKDRRGADLMGARLEGADLRGASLRGAYLIAADLTGADLRLADLIGADLRDADLSGADLTGCIFLTQPQLNAARGDADTRLPPALARPAHWS; encoded by the coding sequence ATGGACAGCGTGACCGAACAACGCGAGGACCGTGAGCTGCGGGCCGACTGTGGGAACTGCTTCGGGCTGTGCTGTGTGGCACTGCCCTTCTCGGCGTCAGCGGACTTCGCGATCAGCAAGGACGCCGGAAAGCCCTGCCCCAACCTGGCGACCGACTTCCGCTGCGGCATCCACACCAGGCTGCGGCAGAGCGGCTTCCCCGGCTGCACCGTGTACGACTGTTTCGGCGCCGGGCAGCAGGTCTCGCAGGTCACCTTCGGCGGCAAGGACTGGCGGCAGGCGCCCGAGACGGCACAGGGCATGTTCGGGATGTTCGGGGTGTTCCCGGTCGTACGGCAGCTTCATGAGCTGCTCTGGTATCTGACCGAGGCGCTGACGCTGCGGCCCGCCCGCTCGCTCCACGGCGAGATCCGGCGGCTGCTCGACACGATCGGGCGGCTCACCGAACTGGGTCCCGAAGCACTCGGCGAGCTGGATGTGGCCGCGCACCGGCAGGAGGTCAATGTGCTGCTGCTCCGTACCAGCGAACTGGTCCGGGCCGGGGCCGGGCGCAGGAAGAAGGACCGCAGGGGAGCGGACCTCATGGGGGCGCGGCTCGAGGGCGCGGACCTCAGGGGCGCCAGTCTGCGGGGCGCGTATCTCATCGCCGCCGATCTCACCGGCGCCGATCTGCGGCTGGCCGATCTCATCGGGGCCGACCTCAGGGACGCCGACCTGTCGGGCGCCGATCTGACCGGCTGCATCTTCCTCACCCAGCCGCAGCTCAATGCGGCCAGGGGCGACGCGGACACCAGGCTGCCGCCGGCGCTGGCCCGCCCCGCGCACTGGTCGTGA
- a CDS encoding lysozyme: protein MPVHRSGTTVPLTSSGRPRCSRLATAVGTLLAVISLLLTLPGAAGAADTPPRGSAHLGMGVIAHDGQGGLPPASRAVATEGVDVSSHQGNVNWSSLWSSGVKWAYVKATEGTYYKNPYFAQQYNGSYNIGMIRGAYHFATPDTATGTAQADYFVNNGGGWSRDGRTLPGALDIEWNPYGDACFGKSQSAMVTWIRDFLNRYKARTGRNAVIYSATSWWTQCTGNYSGFGATNPLWIPRYNTTPGTLPAGWAYHTIWQYTSSGPIVGDHNRFNGAYDRVVALANG from the coding sequence ATGCCCGTGCACAGATCCGGAACGACCGTTCCCCTCACGTCGTCGGGGAGACCCCGCTGCTCACGTCTCGCAACAGCAGTCGGCACTCTCCTCGCAGTCATCTCCCTCCTCCTCACCCTCCCCGGCGCCGCCGGCGCCGCCGACACTCCCCCGCGCGGCTCGGCCCACCTGGGCATGGGCGTCATCGCCCACGACGGTCAGGGCGGCCTTCCCCCCGCCTCCCGCGCCGTCGCGACAGAAGGCGTGGACGTCTCCAGCCACCAAGGCAACGTCAACTGGTCGAGCCTGTGGAGCAGCGGTGTGAAGTGGGCCTACGTCAAGGCCACTGAAGGCACCTACTACAAGAACCCCTACTTCGCGCAGCAGTACAACGGCTCGTACAACATCGGCATGATCCGGGGCGCGTACCACTTCGCCACCCCCGACACCGCGACCGGCACCGCGCAGGCCGACTACTTCGTCAACAACGGCGGCGGCTGGTCCCGCGACGGCAGGACTCTGCCGGGCGCGCTGGACATCGAGTGGAACCCGTACGGCGACGCCTGCTTCGGCAAGAGCCAGTCCGCGATGGTCACCTGGATCCGCGACTTCCTGAACCGCTACAAGGCGCGCACCGGGCGCAACGCGGTCATCTACTCGGCCACCAGCTGGTGGACGCAGTGCACGGGCAACTACAGCGGCTTCGGCGCGACCAACCCCCTGTGGATCCCGCGCTACAACACCACCCCGGGCACGCTCCCGGCCGGCTGGGCGTACCACACGATCTGGCAGTACACCTCGTCAGGACCGATCGTCGGCGACCACAACCGCTTCAACGGCGCGTACGACCGCGTCGTGGCCCTCGCCAACGGCTGA
- a CDS encoding MarR family winged helix-turn-helix transcriptional regulator, which translates to MHESGTGSEADPKGGNGVEHVFLALERELAVFLRRARASSGEMAREVHPELEPAAYGLLVRLEEAGQQRATELAGYFGVGKATMSRQLRALEGLGLVAREPDPADGRASLVRLTGEGVVRFRRVRDARRDRYVSKLAGWDRGEIAELARLLHQLNARAGS; encoded by the coding sequence GTGCACGAAAGCGGTACGGGAAGTGAAGCGGACCCCAAGGGTGGGAATGGTGTGGAGCACGTATTCCTTGCCCTGGAACGGGAGTTGGCGGTCTTTCTGCGCCGGGCCCGGGCGTCGTCGGGCGAGATGGCGCGCGAGGTGCACCCCGAGTTGGAGCCGGCCGCGTACGGCCTTCTCGTACGGCTGGAAGAGGCCGGGCAGCAGCGCGCCACTGAGCTCGCCGGCTACTTCGGTGTCGGCAAAGCGACCATGAGCCGACAGCTTCGAGCCCTGGAAGGCCTCGGTCTCGTCGCCCGCGAACCCGATCCGGCCGACGGACGGGCTTCACTCGTCCGGCTCACCGGCGAGGGCGTGGTGCGCTTCCGCCGGGTGAGGGACGCGCGCCGCGACAGGTATGTGAGCAAGCTGGCGGGCTGGGATCGCGGCGAGATCGCGGAGTTGGCGAGGCTGCTGCACCAGCTGAACGCGCGGGCGGGAAGTTGA
- a CDS encoding sensor histidine kinase codes for MQKKRPRGKGGTPSETPGIQPLATPVPQGPQAPQDTTPGPAARGRAVRVRTRLVAGVAAVSLVVIAAGTPGILATSAELTDSQSLVTLAGLNRQAVTLAHSLADERDEVSAYIAAGRDDQQGDKEDRREISASRGARVDRQIDEIDELGGSVLADHAELRRGLATVPSVRRSALTGKGTAIEAHRAYSAVIASLHALSDELAEKTPPRAADRSRAPAALGLAVEQASATRGLLLAALSVPRQESTPAYDPITGLPVQDEGDDDGADDLTRNALSAAAQQSRVRELAALADFDQAAAKGARDKLAATVTGPEVKTAELYLARLTDQPELSPGDRKSNREKLESSLTARIEQMRGAESSLASGQTERFAQLRDDDVTALEVRIALLGGLLIVAIGVSSAVARTLTRPLAVLRIGAARLAAAPEGEEPVRFTGRNDEFAQVVRSLNTLHGKLRDLGVRAERLERDRAELVDARDALAAELAAGRVELQERTEHITADLERLRHTVQHTFVNLSLRTLGLVERQLSVIEKLEEREPDPERLATLFKLDHMATVMRRHSENLLVLAGAEHGQGHAGPVPLVDVLRAAVSEIERYERVVIQSLPPHAQVAGFAADDLSHLIAELLENATSFSPPDAQVELSGWLLEGGEVMLSVQDTGIGMTAGRMSELNAWLEEPEAYETRAGRDGEGLGLRVAALLAARHGVRIQLREQKQGGVTAVVVLTKALLPAEPPAAESHSVTMAGAAPTLQLPGSVAEANSNALPGSSRRALDRPVDPLVDPLVDPLVDPLVVAAEQAIREAEPDAHERTADGDPETTGNGVDEETFAMRLPDPAPEPRPESALAPEPQPEAHHEPDAEPEPEPDPEPSTGPRWERVTGKGLPKRTPKVVKPATAAPGERTGSVDADALRRRLGGFHQGAKDGRRDAEAEIAEQAGHEEHTRTTTEEAGDTVEEARS; via the coding sequence GTGCAGAAGAAGCGGCCTCGGGGCAAAGGCGGCACGCCCTCCGAAACCCCGGGCATCCAGCCCCTGGCCACCCCGGTCCCACAGGGCCCACAGGCCCCGCAGGACACGACGCCCGGCCCCGCCGCGCGCGGACGCGCCGTACGCGTACGCACCCGGCTCGTCGCCGGTGTCGCCGCCGTCAGCCTGGTCGTCATCGCGGCCGGCACCCCCGGCATCCTCGCCACCTCCGCCGAACTGACGGACTCCCAGAGCCTGGTCACCCTCGCCGGGCTCAACCGCCAGGCCGTCACCCTGGCCCACTCCCTCGCCGACGAGCGCGACGAGGTCAGCGCGTACATCGCGGCCGGCCGCGACGACCAGCAGGGCGACAAGGAGGACCGTCGCGAGATCTCCGCCAGCCGCGGCGCCCGCGTCGACCGGCAGATCGACGAGATCGACGAGCTCGGCGGCAGCGTCCTGGCCGACCACGCCGAGCTGCGCCGCGGCCTCGCCACCGTCCCCTCCGTCCGCCGCAGCGCCCTCACCGGCAAGGGCACGGCGATCGAGGCCCACCGCGCCTACTCCGCCGTCATCGCGAGCCTGCACGCCCTGTCCGACGAGCTCGCCGAGAAGACCCCTCCACGCGCCGCCGACCGTAGCCGCGCGCCCGCCGCTCTCGGCCTCGCGGTCGAGCAGGCCTCGGCCACCCGCGGGCTGCTGCTCGCCGCGCTCTCGGTGCCCCGGCAGGAGAGCACCCCCGCCTACGACCCGATCACCGGACTCCCCGTACAGGACGAGGGCGATGATGACGGGGCGGACGACCTTACGCGCAACGCGCTGAGCGCCGCCGCCCAGCAGTCCCGGGTGCGGGAACTCGCCGCGCTCGCCGACTTCGACCAGGCCGCCGCCAAGGGCGCCCGCGACAAGCTGGCAGCCACCGTCACCGGACCCGAGGTCAAGACCGCCGAGCTCTACCTCGCCCGGCTCACCGACCAGCCCGAGCTCTCCCCCGGCGACCGCAAGTCCAACCGCGAGAAGCTCGAGTCCTCGCTCACCGCCCGCATCGAGCAGATGCGTGGCGCCGAGTCCTCCCTCGCCTCCGGCCAGACCGAGCGCTTCGCGCAGCTGCGCGACGACGACGTCACCGCGCTGGAGGTGCGGATCGCGCTGCTGGGCGGCCTGCTGATCGTCGCCATCGGCGTGTCCAGCGCCGTCGCCCGTACGCTCACCCGCCCGCTCGCCGTCCTGCGGATCGGCGCGGCCCGTCTCGCGGCGGCCCCCGAGGGGGAGGAGCCGGTCCGCTTCACCGGCCGCAACGACGAGTTCGCACAGGTCGTACGGTCCCTCAACACCCTGCACGGCAAGTTGCGGGACCTCGGCGTACGGGCGGAGCGGCTGGAGCGCGACCGCGCGGAGCTGGTCGACGCCCGCGACGCGCTGGCCGCGGAACTGGCCGCCGGCCGCGTCGAACTCCAGGAGCGCACCGAGCACATCACCGCCGATCTCGAACGGCTGCGCCACACCGTCCAGCACACCTTCGTCAACCTCTCCCTGCGCACGCTCGGCCTGGTCGAGCGGCAGCTCAGCGTGATCGAGAAGCTGGAGGAGCGCGAGCCCGACCCCGAGCGGCTCGCCACGCTCTTCAAGCTCGACCACATGGCCACGGTCATGCGCCGGCACAGCGAGAACCTGCTGGTCCTGGCGGGCGCCGAGCACGGGCAGGGGCACGCCGGACCGGTACCTCTCGTCGACGTACTGCGCGCGGCCGTCAGTGAGATCGAGCGGTACGAGCGGGTCGTCATCCAGTCCCTGCCACCGCACGCCCAGGTCGCCGGCTTCGCCGCGGACGACCTCAGCCACCTGATCGCCGAACTCCTGGAGAACGCCACCTCCTTCTCGCCGCCGGACGCCCAGGTCGAGCTGTCCGGCTGGCTGCTGGAGGGCGGCGAGGTAATGCTCTCCGTGCAGGACACCGGCATCGGGATGACCGCCGGACGCATGAGCGAGCTCAACGCGTGGCTGGAGGAGCCCGAGGCGTACGAGACCCGGGCGGGCCGGGACGGCGAGGGGCTAGGACTGCGGGTGGCCGCGCTGCTGGCCGCGCGTCATGGCGTACGGATCCAGCTGCGCGAGCAGAAGCAGGGCGGGGTCACGGCGGTCGTGGTGCTGACGAAGGCACTGCTGCCCGCCGAGCCGCCGGCGGCCGAGTCGCACTCCGTGACCATGGCGGGGGCGGCGCCCACGCTGCAGCTGCCCGGGTCGGTGGCGGAGGCCAACTCCAATGCGCTGCCGGGCAGTTCTCGCCGCGCGCTGGACCGCCCGGTGGACCCGCTCGTGGACCCCCTGGTGGACCCGCTCGTGGACCCGCTCGTGGTGGCCGCCGAGCAGGCGATCCGCGAGGCGGAGCCGGACGCGCACGAGCGGACGGCGGACGGCGACCCGGAGACCACCGGCAACGGGGTCGACGAGGAGACGTTCGCGATGCGGCTGCCGGACCCGGCGCCCGAGCCTCGGCCCGAGTCGGCATTGGCGCCCGAGCCTCAGCCCGAAGCGCACCACGAGCCGGACGCGGAGCCCGAGCCCGAGCCCGACCCTGAGCCGTCGACCGGACCGAGGTGGGAGCGCGTCACAGGCAAGGGCCTGCCCAAGCGCACCCCTAAGGTCGTCAAGCCCGCCACCGCCGCCCCCGGCGAGCGCACCGGAAGCGTCGACGCCGACGCCCTGCGGCGCCGCCTCGGCGGCTTCCACCAGGGCGCCAAGGACGGCCGCCGCGACGCCGAGGCGGAGATCGCGGAACAGGCCGGACACGAAGAGCACACACGTACAACAACAGAAGAAGCGGGGGACACAGTCGAGGAGGCACGCAGTTGA
- a CDS encoding roadblock/LC7 domain-containing protein yields the protein MTATGTFGLSSEARNLHWLLSNLVEEVPGARSVAVVSSDGLLLLSSDPAQKGGSAANNRREGPKGSSADLATIVSGIGSLTIGAAKLMDGGGVKQTMVAMEEGSVFVMSISDGSLLGVNTAPDCDMSVVAYHMALFVGRAGHVLTPELRSELRKSMESAQ from the coding sequence TTGACTGCGACCGGCACATTCGGCCTGAGCAGCGAAGCCCGCAATCTGCACTGGTTGTTGAGCAATCTCGTGGAGGAGGTGCCAGGGGCCCGCTCGGTCGCCGTCGTGTCGTCCGACGGACTGCTGCTGCTCTCCTCCGACCCCGCGCAGAAGGGCGGATCGGCCGCCAACAACCGCAGGGAAGGCCCCAAGGGCTCCAGCGCGGACCTCGCCACCATCGTCTCCGGAATCGGCAGCCTCACCATCGGTGCCGCGAAGCTGATGGACGGCGGCGGCGTCAAGCAGACGATGGTCGCGATGGAGGAGGGCAGCGTCTTCGTCATGTCGATCAGTGACGGCTCGCTGCTCGGAGTGAACACCGCTCCCGACTGCGACATGAGCGTCGTCGCCTACCACATGGCCCTCTTCGTCGGTCGTGCGGGACATGTCCTCACCCCCGAACTCCGCAGCGAACTGCGCAAATCCATGGAGAGCGCCCAGTGA
- a CDS encoding DUF742 domain-containing protein — translation MHGERPVTPPRLPVRGDGRRPARVRPYSLTGGRTRFGHVLLVETFVAALEAPAERRELPNGDLSSRVMPELRAIVELCRRMRTVAEISALLKMPLGVVRVLLSDLADQGKIRVYGTGHGSGQPDRALLERVLSGLRRL, via the coding sequence ATCCATGGAGAGCGCCCAGTGACGCCCCCCAGACTTCCGGTGCGCGGCGACGGCCGACGCCCCGCCCGGGTCCGGCCGTACTCACTCACCGGCGGCCGCACCCGTTTCGGCCATGTGCTGCTCGTCGAGACCTTCGTCGCGGCGCTCGAAGCACCGGCCGAGCGCAGGGAACTGCCGAACGGCGATCTCTCCTCGCGCGTCATGCCCGAACTGCGGGCCATCGTCGAGCTGTGCCGCCGTATGCGTACCGTCGCCGAGATATCGGCGCTGCTGAAGATGCCGCTGGGTGTCGTCCGGGTGCTGCTCAGCGACCTGGCCGACCAGGGAAAGATCCGTGTGTACGGGACCGGGCACGGCTCCGGCCAGCCCGACCGCGCGCTGCTCGAAAGGGTGCTGAGTGGACTCCGCCGCCTCTGA